The Juglans microcarpa x Juglans regia isolate MS1-56 chromosome 2D, Jm3101_v1.0, whole genome shotgun sequence DNA window AATATGCCACTCTAGCCGCCACAAGGTGGCCGATCTGGGCTGCACCGGTGGTGGCAGCCATCAAGGGGTGGCTGAGCAAattctcatctctttttttatttaaataaattgtttaatattatttattatattgtccATCAGAATTTCTTTAGAAACTTATTCATCCAAACTTACTTTCATAAGGGtcccaacatttttttaaaactctataTAACCATCGTCTTAAAAGTTTTTACAAGTTTCACAAACACTTGCACTACTCATGAAACCATCTTACAACAAAACATCTCCTAAAGCTTACTCGGCATCCAGCACAAGCAAATAGACAACTTCAACCATCCACCAAGAGAGTTTGTACAAAAGGGACAAAGGGATCACCAGAAACAAAATCCGTCATAGAAGCAATATGTTAAGAGTAAGAAGGATGCGATATCAAAATGCAGCATGACCTTAATATGAAAGATACCTATATCTGGAACTCACCCAGGCAGATAATAGGCAAAAAGCCACAGCAGCAAGCTGATAAAGTTCATTTGTCTGAATCACAAAAGAGGGAAACCACTTATAGAGGAACTACTAGTCAATCAATGAAGCTAACATGTTTACAACTCACTTGGGTTGATAGCTGTATCATCAGCTTTAGAAAGCGAGGAACAAATGACCAAGACAGTACAGATGCAGCAGTGAGATACATCGACAACACCAGCAGCCTGATGTCAATAAGGAGCAGGCCAACAGCCAATGAAATCATTTACATGATGCCGTCGGCACTACTAGCATTttggtgataaaaaaaaacacaactatACTAAAGGCTTGATCAATGAAAGCAAATTTAAAATCACAACTTTGATAAATGACATAGGAAAAAAGCCGTGCAAAGAAAAAGGCTCATAAACAGACTTACAGCTTTCCCATAGAAACCATCCCCTGCAAAAGGCCACTGTTACCGCCCAAAACTGGGAGCAAGGCAAATAATAGGCCAACAGCACAGTCCTGAAATTATCCAGGTGTAGGGATGAATCAATATAAACAATAGAAAACAATCAACCATATAAGTTAAACAATCAACCACATAAGGTGAAGATTAATAGACGTATCACTGACTAAAATAGTTTATGAGATACCTGAAGAATAAGTGTCCCAATTGTAACTTGACCATGAAGAGCACTACTACTATTCCGTTCTACCAGAAACTTTACCACCTGGTAAACATATAATAGAAAAAGGCATGAAAAGAAATACGAAATTTGGCGACCAGAAACCAAGGAGAAAGGATAAAATGAGGTAACAAGCAGTCTACAACAATACCACTGCTGTTGATGACATTGATAagaacaaaccaacaaatacacCCTCAGACAACTTTGCTCCACATAACTGCAATATTAGCAGATGTTCAACCTTAGCATCACTTTAGACAGGAGTTGTAACTTGTCACAGGGAATAAAACTAGATTAGACACTCCCAGAACTATACCAGGGCTGTTACGCCACACAAGAACATAAATATGATTATCTGAAGTATCCCTCCAAGAACAGCAACAGGCCCCACAACTTTTAACTGCACCAAACACAATTTAAACTAGCCACTCTATACTAAATTATGATAATGCAAACAAACTATGACAGAACCTAATAAATAAGCTACTGTATGATACATGGTAGACAGAGATTTCCCAAGCTAAGAACAGCGTACCTTTGTCAAAGAAAACTCTAACCCTAAAGCAAAGAGAAGAAAGACAACACCAAACTGTGCAAAAGTTTCAACCtgtaatcaataaaattcttgtaaGTATAGACCAATTGCTGCAAATAAGATGATAGACTAGATCAATGCATatcaaattcacaaaatataacTTCATTCAACTCAGTTGATACTATCTCAGTCACTCCAGGCTAGTGCACATGAAGCAGTTTATTGCACTCGGTTTCTTTCCAGCCTGTTGAATGTGAAGATAGGGTGTTATATTGAAGCATGTGCTGTGCATGCTTTTCATCTTGGTCACTCCCCTCATCGCAAGTTCTCAGTTAACTATTATTATCCAGGCAATCACCCTGGTTATGGGACAGAGCATCATAACAAATACCGCCAGATAAGACAGCAATTTTAATCTGTGTATGTTCAGCAAGGTTAGAAGATGTAAGGAAAATTTCATTCTGGGTTAATACTTTTTAGATTCTATCAAGTTTTTTGTCCTAACCTGGTAGTTTAATAGATTTGTATACAAGGGCATAAATGGATGAAGGGAAACCCATTAAAgtgtatttttgaaaaacaatataGGTGAATAAACATTTTTGAAGACAAAGTTAACAGAATAAAAGAGCTGAAAAAAAAGGCATTATCTCACTTTAACCCTTTGAGCAAAATGCAGTCAAAGGAAAAGCCATGGACCCCATAGGAATTATGAGTAAATGTTAATAGAACAAAGCATTCTGACTTCAAGAAACTACGTTTTGAGCAATCAATAACAACATACCTGTACCATTTCACTTATAAACTTCAAGCCCCCTGGTCCAATAATTGACCCGGCAAGAAGATAGCCAACAATAACCTACGATATTtgtccaaaacaaaataaagaaaatctcaaatattgTATCATACAAATCACTTAAATAGTTGGACTTAAAATGCAGTGCAATTTACTGAAAAATGAATACAACTACAACTACAAATACAAACCGGTTGCCCCAAACAGGAAAAAACAATTCCACCTATAGCAGCAGAAACTATGACAACCACCAAGTCTGAGATCAATCTGCCACAAATTTAAAGCAGTGCTGATAAGTCATAAATCTCAGGCAGTATGTGACATTAAAACTAAACCGCTTCAGTCgcatttttcaaaaactatACACCAAAGTGATCAACCACATATGATTTCCGCCTTTATATACAGTTTGAGGAGAAATCATGTTGGAGAAATTCTATTATCTAGATAGGTGAATTTGGGCATGGACAAATTAAAAGACTAAGGTCCATCTGCAATCCTTTATTTCAAATGGCATTTTCTTGTCCTTAAAAAGTAGAAATTAGGGAAAGTGGATGGTGgggcattttttaaagacttgtTTTATATTCTTGAAAATGGCTATGTTTTCTTACGAGATGAAACAACATATTCGTCATGCTTTCCAAAACACAGCCAATTGACACACAAACAAATCTAAAATAGCAAGTTTTTGCCAAAGAAAACAATATCAAAATATCATGACAAGGCAACTGAATAGaacaaaggaaagaataaattaaatgctAACTTCTAAGGAAACTAAATCTCCTAGAACATTCACACATTTACACCCAATATCTCCTAGAATACAGCAGAGTTGACTAGGCAGATTTTGGAAACTTtccaacactccccctcaagctggtTTGAAGATGTCTTCCATAGCCAACTTGCCGATTAAGTTTTCAAACTGTTTCTTAGGCAGTCCCTTTGTAAGTATATCCGTTACTTGCTCAGCTGTAGAAATATAGGGCAAACAGATTACCCCACTATCTATTTTTTCCTTGATGAAATGCTTGTCCACCtccacatgttttgttctgtcATGAAAAACTGGATTGTGAGCAATAGTTGTTGCAGCTTTATTATCACAATACAGTTTCATTGGTAATGAACTAGTAAATTTCAACTCTTCTAGCAATCTTTTAATCCACAGTGCTTCACAAATTCCATGAGCAACAGCCCTAAACTCAGCCTCTGCACTACTCCTTGTCGccacattttgtttcttgctGTGCCATGTTACtaaatttcctccaacaaatgTGCAATAGCCAGAAGTTGATCTTCTATCAATGACACTTCTagcccaatctgcatcagtGTATATTTCAACTTGTAAACTCCCATGACCTCCAAACAATAAGCCTTTACCTAGAGTCCCCTTTAGGTACCTTAGGATTTTGTATACAACATCAAAATGTTCAGGTCCTGGTGAGTGCATAAACTGGCTTACCACACTTGTTGCAAAGGCTATGTCAGGctgtgtgtgagagagatacAAGAGTTTCCCTACCAATCTTTGGTATTGTTCTCTATTGATTACTTCTTCAGGTTTAGCTGGTTGGAGTCTTAGATTAGGCTTTATTGGTGTTTCTGCAGCTTTACACCCTAAAAAACCTGTTTCTCCAAgtaaattaagaatatattttcGTTGGGAAACAAATATACCTTTCTTTGACCTTGCAAACTCCatgccaagaaaatatttcaagttacCTAAGTCTTTAATTTCAAACTCCTTAGCAAGAATCTTCTTTAATCTGTAAATTTCATTATTGTCATCCCCTGTcagaataatatcatcaacatagacaataagtatagcTACTTTGCCTCCTCCAATGTGTCTATAGAGCATAGTGTGGTCAGCTCGACCTTGGCAGTAGCCGTAACTCTTCATTACCTTCCCAAAGCGTTCAAACCAAGCTCTAGGAGATTACTTAAGTCCATATAAAGACTTCCTCAATCGCACACCTTCCCCTACCTTCTTTGCCTTCAAATCCTGGTGGTAGATCCATAAAAACTTCCTCCTCTAGGTCTCCATTTAAGAAGACATTTTTCACATCTAATTGATACAAGAGCCAGTTTGAATGGACTGCTTGGGATAGTAACGCACGGATTGAGTTCATCTTGGCTATAGGAGCAAAAGTTTCCTGGTAGTCAATTCCATATGTTTGAGTGAACCTCTTTGCCACAAGTCTTGCTTTGTACCTCTCTACACTACCGTCAGCCTTGAATTTGACTGTAAATACCCATTTACAGCCCACAGTCTTCTTCCCTCTGGTAGATCAccaatttcccaagtgccattAGCAATCAGTGCATTCATCTCTTCTTTAACAGCCAATCTCCATTCCGGGTGATCGCTTCCTGAATGGTTCTTGGAATAAACGAGTGAGAAATATTGGATGTAAAGGCCTTATAAGTATCAGAAAGTCTATGATAGGATAGATGTTTGGCAATAGAATGTGTGGTGCAGGTTCTAACTCCTTTTCTAAGTGCTATAAGTAAGTCTAGATCAGCAGAATTGTTTTTAAAAGGAGCAGGAGTGGAAGAGTTACCTGGTGTATTGGAAGGACCAACTTGTACAGGTGATGATGATTGGCTTTGCTCCGGATTGGAAGAAggatttctattattttaatgatCTCTTCTTCTAGTATAAACACGAAGTTCAGATGAGGTAATATCTGGTCGTATTTCTCCCCTTGGTTGTGAATCACTTATGCCTTGTACAGGTAGACTAGGAATTCCATTATTTTCACTAGATAAATTTTCTGTTTCCTGACCTTTTAAAGGAGTGTAGATGTTCATGTCAATATCAATGAAAACATTAGGAAAAAGATTAGAAGTTTGCCAGAACTCATCttcacttttctctttctccccctGAAGATAGTTATGGCTAAAGTAAGGCTGTTTTTCAAGAGAAAAAACATCCATACTGATGTGAGTTTTCTTTGTAATAGGGTTAAAACATTTGTACCCTCTCTTATTAGGAGCATATCCGAGGAAAACACATTTTTCTGCCCTAGGGTCAAGTTTGGACCGAAGATGGGTTGGTATATGAACAAAAACAGTACACCCAAAAACTTTTAGTTGTAAATCTGATGTTACTTGACAAGTAGGAAAAAACTCTTTTAGGCAGGCAAAAGgagtgatgtattttaaaatacgagTAGGCATCCTATTAATGAGATAACAGGCAGTCAAAATAGCATCACcctataaatatttagaaacatGCATAGAAAACATTAGGACACGTGCAACCTCTAATAAATGACGATTTTTCCTCTCCAcaataccattttgttgtggggtgtcACGACAAGTAGATTGATGTTGAACAcctttttgctaaaaaaaagttCCTAAGCATTTGTTAAAGTATTCAGTACCATTATCACTTCTAAGAATACTAATTTGTGTTTGGAACTGATATTCAACCATATGATAAAAATTCTtgaataatttttcaactttagaTTTATCACTCATCAAATACACCAAACACAACCGTGTATGATCGTCAATAAATGtcacaaaccatttttttcAGATGCAGTAGTGATTTTTTAGGGACCCCAAACATcattatgaattaaataaaaaggttttgaagCACAATAACCTTTTGATTGATAAGTGTTCCGATGACTCTTGGATAAATGACAAGTATCACAATGAAGAGAGTTGcaatcaacaattttaaataagcTAGGAAACAAAGAAAACTAGGATGTCCAAGTCTAAGATGCCAAGGCATAATTTGTTCTCGTACAGACAATGaactagtactagtactactactcaAACCCTGGGCTTGTTTAATGCTAAATAGAGTCTCGTCAAAATAACAGAGTTCATCAATCATCCTAGCACTGCCAATCATCCTCCCTGAGAGTTGGTCCTGAAATTCACAATGGGAATCAAAGAATATGACACTGCAGTTAGAATCCCATGAGAGTTTACTAAAAGACAGCAAATTACAAGCAAGTTTAGGAATATAAAGGACAGATTTTAGTTCAATTTTGTCAGAGATTTGGACAGAACTTGTTCCTGCAATGGACGAGAAACTTCCATTTgcaattctaacttttttattaCCAAGACAAGGGTaataagattgaaaaaattgtgaagtACTAGTCATATGGTCGGATGCACTAGAATCAATAATCCATGGTGCAAGAGTTAAGCCACAAGAGTAGGTACTAGGGATATCTCCTGTTTGGGCCAAGGAACCAGTAGGAGGACCAGATGTAGGAGTGGATTTCAGCAattgaagaagatgatccacctGCTCAGCACTTAGGAAATTAGCCTTTGCTTCATTGGCTCTAGGGGCTATATAGTTGCTGCCAGAGGTTCCAGATTTGCTGCTCTTCCAGTTTGCAGGCTTTCCATGGAGTTTACAGCAAGTCTCTCTAGTGTGGCGTGGTTTATTGCAATAATCACACCATACCCGAGGCTTATCTTCAAACCTCATTTGGTTAGAATAGGACCGCTGTGCAGAAATATTGGCAGTGGACAGATCTGTGCTAGTAGCACAATAAGGAGCAGGGTTGGCAGCAACTAAAGCAGAGTTCTCCACAGTTTCATCCtccttttttttcatcatgACATTCCGACGACAATCTTCTCTTCGCACCTCTGGAAAATACCTCTCCAAGTGGAGGTAATGGCTGTCTCCCTAGAATCCTTCCCCTAACttcatcaaattcatcattAAGTCCAgccaagaatttaaaaattctggcATTCTCTACCATCTTCTTATTATGATTGCAATCATCAGATTTTCCATTCATAATCATTGAATAAGTCTAAATCCTGCCAAGTCCCTTAAGAACATTGAAATACCTGGTCACACTACCTTCTCCTTGGTGAGTATTGCTGATTTTCTGCTGCAATTCATATACCTGAGAGTAATTTCCAAGGTCAGAATACATCTGACTAACATTGTCCAAGAGCTCCTTTGAAGTCGAATAGCACATGTAGTTGGCACTAATTTCTTCATCCATAGCATTCACAAGCCATGCCATCACTATGGAATTTTCTGCATCCCATATAGCATAGGAAGGGTCAGTTTTCTCAGGCTCCTTGGTTTCACCAGTCAAGTACCCTATCTTCCCTCTCCCTCGAGTATACATCCTGACTGATTGTGACCAGCGTAGGAAGTTTACCCCATTCAGTCGTATGTTTGTGATTTGGACAGAGTAGGGTTCAGAATGGgtaggttttggttttggtttgtttttggatttggcCTCGTTTGAAGTATCAACCATGGTAAAAGGCTTGACAACAACAGAAGAGAAaggcaaagaagaagaaggaagaaaaaccAAGATATTAGGAGCTGATTTGAGCCGCCAGAGAGAACAGGGTTTTTAGATGAATCAGGAAAGGAACTTtgctcttgataccatctaGAATGAGAGAGTAATTTGTAGGAATTATTCTCATTAAAATTCGTAATATAGGTACaaggctatatatatagattacaactgaagagaaaaaaggaaagaataaagtaGGAAAGAATAAACTAAATGCTAACTTCTAAGGAAACTAAATCTCCTAGAATATTCACACATTTACACCCAATATCTCCTAGAATGCAAAAGAGTTGACTAGGCAGATTTTGGAAACTTTCCAACATTCTTGTCCTTAAAATGTAGAAATCAAGGAAGGTGGATGGTGgggcattttttaaagacttgtTTTATATTCTTGAAAATGGCAATGTTTTCTTACGAGATGAAACAACATATTCCTCGTGCTTTCCAAAACATAGCCAATTGACACACAAACAAATCTAAAATAGCAAGTTTTTGCCAAAGAAAACAATATCAAAATATCAtgacaaaaggaagaaaagacaTTGACCTCAAATCTACTTGAAGTACTGGATACTTGGATTTCTTGTTGGACATCACAAACACGTTGTCCTACCATTGAGTAAGAAAAGCAAGTTAGTGGGAATGGTATTCAGAGCGTGAATAACCATGACTCCCAAAGTTTTGTCGCACCTTTTTGTCAATCAAGGTGGTCATGTCATCAGAATCTTCACTCTCCACTGTTGTGGCACTGACCAAAAAAACGATTTAAGTCAAAGAAGCATGTTGCTtcagcagcaacaacaacaaataataataattgtagtaattattattgttattaaatggcgttgaaaataaaaaatatatacgttCGTTGTAATCACATTTACCCAACAAACATATTTTATCAGTCCCTTACTTTGCCTCCTTTGTATCATTTCTCTTGGTCTTCTCAGGTGTGAGTTTAGCCACAGTCTCCAGTTCAGCCTGTGAACATTGTCAAGATTCATCCTTTAACATAGATAGCATTCATTTTTTAACACAGAtagcataataaaataaataaattaaaaaaaaaatagtgtgaGCCAGACGGTTCAACTCGGAAAGAAGTTTGCAACAATAAATGTCACTCAGCTGTGCTCTATCATGTATGATGTAAAAACCTTGAATAAGCATGTAAAGAAGCCCATCTGTTTCTGATTTAGATGAAACAATGACCAGTTACATTGCACACAAGCCATATAGGAAGCATGACCTGAGGTGTACACAAAAGCCAGAGCCCAAGGAAAACTTATTTTGCTCATTCATTTTCAGCCTTATATGCCAGCTCAAGCCAAAACTaagcaaaaaaacaaatatttccaAATACAGTTCATTATCGGAGTttgttgaaatatatttttcttaagtacataatttcattaagaaaaagcAAAGGGAAGAAACCCTAGCATACAGGATGTacaaagaagaacaaaaattcataaaaacagAACATTAACAAAATGAGAAATATCCATATCATAGAAAAGATTTCACTACCCCTATCACATGAGTGGAAAACCATgcccattattatttttttgataagtatattCCCATTATTACACTGCATCCAAtaaattttgaaggaaaaatcaaACCTACTTGTTGATCAGCTAAACTGCTGTTGAAGCTGCTTCCGTCAGATCCTAGTAAAGTGGAAAGCAGAGTGAAATCAACAAAAGATCATTAAACGAAACATCAAACACCAAGGAATGCACAATGTGAAAGAGTATCCTGGAACTCTTATTTGAAGcagttgttttttttctcttttctttagcTTGATAGCCTGTTGATTTTTGGATCTATCATGTTAACCATTAAAGACTGAAAGAATAGGATACAATGGAATCTCATTGTTGAGAAAGAGATGGAGACCTGTGCTTGGCAAAAAAAAAGGCCTCCAAAGTAGCTCATatttggcataacatgacaCCTAATTCCCTGGAAAGCACAACTGCTAATAACTCCACGCTAAACACAGGCAAAATTTCCCAGGCTAAAATGCTTGTCTACCCCCTTTTCTCTGTATGCTGTGCGCGAGTAGGTAAAAGTTCATCGAGGGGGACGAGGTAAAAGCAAGGGCCCAGTACAGGAATGTATAAATTACTATTCACCAAAGAGGGAAGCCAAATATTTAGAAGAAGAACGTCAATGAAatacgaaaaaataaaaattcagttGAACCGCCAACCAAAGACATGAAAATAAGACATGATATTCTCTAGCTACCATGAAAATAAGACGCAAAATATTAACCACAGCAATGAACCAGGCACCTCTGCCAACTTTATAAGGTGTACTCGATGACCATGTTCAAAATAGTCTCAGTTTGTAATGAACCTCCACAGCCGGTAGGCTCACAATGCTGCTTAGCGAAAGACTTTGAAATATCCATCTGCTTCTTTTAATGGATATTCAGCTATATATCTATATGATCAACTTCTTTGGAGCTATACTGCTGGTCTTTTTGGTGCCTCTTTTGACATCATCCTGTAAATAGCTACCAAAGCCATGAACTCAAATTTATTTCAATAGAATATGAGGTTTTTCGGGTAAGCAATGCTGCCGCAGTTAACCGTTTGAAGAACATTATGCTACCTTGTGTCGCGTTTGGTTCCCCAGGAAAAagggagaaaaggaaaaagaagaaaactcttCTTTCGCATCCGGTCAAACAACAGCCTCGCTCCTAATGCCAACCATTTGACATGTACTTAAACATACGAATTAGTCCagatatcacactttttttcgTCGATTATTCTCCTCACCCGAACATAGCACGAGAAGGCAGAAcctaaaaaataacaagaaacCAAGGTTGAGAGCCGGAAAGCCTAACCTTCGGGCTGATCATTCTCGGCGAACTCCTTCTCGAGTACGCGATCGAACATTTTGGCAATGCTGCCATCGTCGGCAGCCGGTGCGGAAGAGTTCAGCAGGTTCCCGTAGAACCTCTCCCTCGTTTCCTTGTCAGATCTCGCGGAATAGCAATTCATGGAGTAAATCATAATCACCAAAAGGCAGCACCAGAATCCAAGAATTCCTCGCTTCTTTGCATTGAAAATCGCCATaaccaataaagaaaaacacaaataacTTATTGAGGAAGAGGAGAAGAGAGCTGGAATTCAAATCAATTCAAGGCAAGCCAGGATTTGGAGAGGGGCTGAAAGAGTAATGTTGAAGGCTTATTGAGGATGAGGGGAAGAGAGCTCCGGGAAGGAATTCAATCCAATGCAAGGGAAGcaagaatttggaaagaagCTGAGAGAGTAACGTTGAAGGATTGGCTTTGCTCATTTTTCAAGTTTCATTGTAATTGGGGATTTAACTAACTGTCCAGGGGCGGGATTGGATCTTACGTGTCAAAATAGTTCGTTGGTCTATTTGGTGCGATAAGTAAAGAGAGAGCGATAAAATATGTTAATTACAAGTCCCTAACctcaccaaaataaaatgatttcttatacttttttatggtggttttttttttttatatatttgtaactCGTACGAGtcattactcataaaatatatatgaattgaattaatttgataatttattcattatttaatatttttaaatatttttaaaaataataataaattttatttcatatatccctcttatttatttaaatagtgTTATTTGAATACATTTACACtacacatcatctatatagtataatttaatttataagactcaaattttaaaatttatcatttcaaATCAAACTATGTTACGTGTGcggaaataattataaattctaCATGTGTGCTTTTTAAGATATTTGGTCTTTTCATTGCATTCtataattttgagatgaaaaatttgtaaatagcagtgagataaattgtgaataataataaaatagtttgaattaagatttttatggagttttgagaaatgagagataaaattttgaataaacaattataaagttaaaatatggTAGAATATATGCCCCTCATTTTGTCCGCtcataattaagattttataactatttacaaattatctcattgtTATTATATGCCCCCTTATTTTGTCcgctcatatatatttttttaaaattttgtattttgcttaatggttaaagaagtaattattagtgtattgatatttttaaaatttttttaaaatgtttaaagatgtttaaaaaatgtaaaaaagaaaaaagtatgaTTTAACCTAGGGGCACGCCCAGTAGTCATTACTAGGTTATACTCTAACAGTacttttcatatatttcttatatcatcacatcttatctgTATAGCCAAACCAAACCTAAGATTCAAATTATTTCCTAAA harbors:
- the LOC121248288 gene encoding K(+) efflux antiporter 5 isoform X1, which gives rise to MAIFNAKKRGILGFWCCLLVIMIYSMNCYSARSDKETRERFYGNLLNSSAPAADDGSIAKMFDRVLEKEFAENDQPEGSDGSSFNSSLADQQAELETVAKLTPEKTKRNDTKEANATTVESEDSDDMTTLIDKKDNVFVMSNKKSKYPVLQVDLRLISDLVVVIVSAAIGGIVFSCLGQPVIVGYLLAGSIIGPGGLKFISEMVQVETFAQFGVVFLLFALGLEFSLTKLKVVGPVAVLGGILQIIIFMFLCGVTALLCGAKLSEGVFVGLFLSMSSTAVVVKFLVERNSSSALHGQVTIGTLILQDCAVGLLFALLPVLGGNSGLLQGMVSMGKLLLVLSMYLTAASVLSWSFVPRFLKLMIQLSTQTNELYQLAAVAFCLLSAWCSDKLGLSLELGSFVAGVMISTTDFAQHTLDQVEPIRNLFAALFLSSIGMLIHIHFLWNHVDILLVSVILVIIVKTAVVTVVSKAFGYSIRTSFHVGVLLAQIGEFAFVLLSRASNLHLIGGKMYLLLLGTTALSLVTTPLLFKLIPAVMNLGVLMHWFPSESNTQNEEKASMIEAYNRSL
- the LOC121248288 gene encoding K(+) efflux antiporter 5 isoform X2; this encodes MFVGATTVESEDSDDMTTLIDKKDNVFVMSNKKSKYPVLQVDLRLISDLVVVIVSAAIGGIVFSCLGQPVIVGYLLAGSIIGPGGLKFISEMVQVETFAQFGVVFLLFALGLEFSLTKLKVVGPVAVLGGILQIIIFMFLCGVTALLCGAKLSEGVFVGLFLSMSSTAVVVKFLVERNSSSALHGQVTIGTLILQDCAVGLLFALLPVLGGNSGLLQGMVSMGKLLLVLSMYLTAASVLSWSFVPRFLKLMIQLSTQTNELYQLAAVAFCLLSAWCSDKLGLSLELGSFVAGVMISTTDFAQHTLDQVEPIRNLFAALFLSSIGMLIHIHFLWNHVDILLVSVILVIIVKTAVVTVVSKAFGYSIRTSFHVGVLLAQIGEFAFVLLSRASNLHLIGGKMYLLLLGTTALSLVTTPLLFKLIPAVMNLGVLMHWFPSESNTQNEEKASMIEAYNRSL